A part of Candidatus Latescibacterota bacterium genomic DNA contains:
- a CDS encoding gamma-glutamyltransferase — protein sequence MKNPIGIIAAGHHDTAGAAASILEAGGNAFDAALAALFSSCVCEPVLSSLGGGGFLLAHSHHGNSVLYDFFAHTPSRKPPVKELDFYPIIADFGAAQQEFHIGMGSIAVP from the coding sequence ATGAAAAATCCTATTGGTATTATAGCTGCCGGCCATCATGACACTGCAGGTGCGGCCGCCAGCATACTCGAAGCTGGCGGCAACGCCTTTGACGCAGCTCTGGCAGCCCTGTTTTCCAGTTGTGTATGCGAGCCTGTTTTATCCTCTCTGGGTGGAGGTGGTTTCCTGCTGGCACACTCACACCATGGAAATTCCGTTCTATACGACTTTTTTGCCCATACACCAAGCCGAAAGCCACCGGTGAAAGAGCTGGACTTCTACCCCATCATTGCCGACTTTGGAGCCGCGCAACAGGAATTCCATATAGGTATGGGCTCCATAGCCGTACCT